The following proteins come from a genomic window of Methanocella conradii HZ254:
- a CDS encoding PUA domain-containing protein has protein sequence MYRGLKKLELTIMRRSLDYWGAFDLSKEFDFIVRQGERNDLFAVTPEARHYVIGREPEPVLAGLHMGTLGKKSLALSMEGAFLVAQASDKKKVKVTGQAESLVVYGRDVFGSSITWADESIRQNDPVIIANKYGEAIGIGRARFDYAGLFQDRVTVSTEADIGLYIRG, from the coding sequence ATGTATAGAGGATTGAAAAAGCTAGAGCTAACGATAATGCGCCGTAGCCTTGATTACTGGGGCGCTTTCGACCTTTCTAAGGAATTCGATTTTATCGTGAGGCAGGGCGAGAGGAACGACCTCTTCGCCGTAACGCCCGAGGCCCGGCATTACGTGATAGGCCGCGAGCCAGAGCCGGTTTTGGCTGGCCTGCACATGGGTACTCTGGGCAAGAAGTCGCTCGCCCTGAGCATGGAGGGCGCGTTCCTGGTAGCCCAGGCTTCAGATAAGAAAAAGGTAAAGGTGACCGGCCAGGCCGAGTCGCTCGTGGTCTACGGCCGTGACGTCTTCGGCTCTTCCATCACATGGGCCGATGAGTCCATAAGGCAAAACGATCCTGTCATAATCGCCAACAAGTATGGCGAAGCCATCGGCATCGGCAGGGCAAGGTTCGACTACGCTGGACTATTCCAGGACAGGGTAACTGTC
- a CDS encoding NOL1/NOP2/sun family putative RNA methylase yields the protein MACDIQQFDADERVKALARKYGYPEYMVARFARFVPDLERFLASMEEPPRTYIRVNTLRINPNALIKRLSDKGFTLRETDVPDCLEVTGEPYSIGASAEFLSGYFYVQDKSSMVPPLALAPQPGDVVIDMAASPGGKTTHLAQMMGNRGLLIAIEVDESRLAGLRSNLGRCGIMNTVLFHMDARDVARLEIKADKILLDAPCTGEGVIAKDRSRKTSRGIEDIKYCSGLQEELIDAAHACLKPGGILVYSTCSFAPEENECNVDYAIKKYGMKVEPIPYGEPGLTSFGGLAFEPQVKNARRLYPHIHGTSGFFVARLKNV from the coding sequence GTGGCGTGTGATATACAACAATTTGATGCCGACGAGCGGGTAAAAGCGCTGGCCAGAAAGTATGGCTACCCCGAATACATGGTGGCCAGGTTCGCTCGCTTCGTGCCCGACCTCGAAAGGTTTTTAGCCAGCATGGAAGAGCCCCCCCGAACCTATATCAGGGTCAATACGCTGCGCATCAACCCTAATGCGCTTATCAAGAGGCTGTCTGATAAAGGTTTCACGCTAAGGGAGACCGACGTGCCCGATTGCCTTGAGGTGACTGGAGAGCCGTACTCGATAGGGGCGTCCGCCGAGTTCCTTTCAGGATACTTTTACGTTCAGGATAAGTCTTCTATGGTACCCCCTCTAGCGCTGGCCCCTCAGCCAGGAGACGTGGTGATCGACATGGCGGCATCGCCCGGCGGCAAGACCACACACCTGGCGCAGATGATGGGTAACCGGGGCCTGTTGATCGCCATAGAGGTAGACGAGTCAAGGCTTGCGGGATTAAGGTCCAACCTGGGCCGCTGCGGCATCATGAATACGGTGCTATTCCACATGGACGCACGGGACGTCGCAAGGCTTGAAATCAAGGCGGACAAGATACTTTTAGATGCGCCGTGTACCGGGGAGGGGGTCATAGCCAAGGACAGGAGCAGGAAGACGAGCAGGGGGATTGAAGACATAAAGTATTGCTCGGGATTACAGGAGGAGCTGATCGACGCGGCCCACGCTTGCCTGAAGCCGGGCGGCATCCTGGTGTATTCGACGTGCTCGTTCGCACCGGAGGAGAACGAGTGCAACGTGGACTATGCCATTAAAAAATATGGCATGAAGGTGGAACCCATACCATATGGGGAGCCTGGGCTTACGTCCTTTGGCGGACTGGCGTTTGAGCCCCAGGTGAAGAATGCAAGGAGGCTATACCCTCATATTCATGGGACATCGGGGTTCTTCGTGGCGAGGCTAAAGAATGTATAG
- a CDS encoding 2,5-diamino-6-(ribosylamino)-4(3H)-pyrimidinone 5'-phosphate reductase: MERPYTFINSAMSADGKISTKKRKQVKISGRMDFERVDELRATSDAVMVGIGTVLADDPSLTVKSEERRKRRVAQGKDENPVRIVVDSKARTPLNADIFNKGVGKRIVVVSKAAPEDKVKALMEKAEVLVAGDGEVDLAEMCRELKRRGIERLMVEGGATLNWAMVRAGLVDEISVFIGNLIIGGKEAPTFMDGEGISDRDEAIKLELMKFERMDEGIVLTWRVIYNNLMPTSG; the protein is encoded by the coding sequence ATGGAAAGGCCTTACACCTTCATAAACTCGGCGATGAGCGCGGACGGCAAGATATCCACGAAAAAGAGGAAGCAGGTTAAGATATCCGGCAGGATGGACTTTGAGCGGGTGGACGAGCTTAGGGCCACGTCTGACGCAGTAATGGTTGGAATAGGGACGGTGCTGGCGGACGACCCGAGCCTCACGGTAAAGTCTGAAGAGAGGCGGAAGCGGAGGGTGGCGCAGGGAAAAGACGAGAACCCTGTGAGGATAGTTGTGGACAGTAAGGCCCGGACACCTTTAAATGCGGATATCTTTAATAAAGGCGTGGGTAAACGTATTGTCGTGGTCTCAAAGGCAGCCCCAGAGGATAAGGTTAAAGCGCTTATGGAAAAGGCTGAAGTGCTCGTCGCGGGGGATGGCGAGGTTGACCTGGCGGAGATGTGCCGGGAGCTGAAAAGGCGCGGGATAGAAAGGCTGATGGTAGAGGGCGGGGCAACCCTAAACTGGGCCATGGTGAGGGCGGGCCTGGTAGACGAGATATCGGTTTTCATAGGTAATCTCATAATTGGGGGCAAGGAAGCGCCGACGTTCATGGACGGCGAGGGCATATCGGACAGGGATGAGGCCATTAAACTGGAATTGATGAAATTTGAAAGGATGGACGAAGGGATCGTTTTAACGTGGCGTGTGATATACAACAATTTGATGCCGACGAGCGGGTAA
- a CDS encoding DNA polymerase II yields the protein MQATFDVRLLDSTYSVEHAEGAGEVIVKLFGKTRDNKSITILCPDFKPYFFVFEPSPELRKALESSGDVLKVEDVKLEYKGALENFVKVTVRAPWLVPRFRNEYELKHKTITLVNPPKDLIEKIRADPDVQEVNAPNGAVKIITEDRVYSQKLINRYGLLGYMDEEEREKYALKGVFFAADIVFTNRFIYDMDLETCVRVTGEVIENSGEYTTDIVLKASKFEKCDIFTPKLKIMSFDIESSIKHGNIYCICLTVLNEEDGTRQDRKIFSSFGPMDGEISAEERKAREDDERRILKEFVSEVRKLDPDVITGYNINNFDLAVLFDRANKLFKGPENAGAENKRQSCDALNFGRDMLGMSRRENRATGFVTWDIKGRLILDAWLSIKKELRPKREGLGYVSSMLFNDTKENIDSSRIDEEWRARRDEVVHYCLKDAELALRILIHPRIQAISKLMDVAIPAKLPVKEVSGGQNRMIESLLIRMVDRENVAVPMSSGETYEYEGGFVYDTKAGLWEWVIGLDFSSMYPSQIIKHNICFTTFTRNRAEAAHISPIGAMFVSKEKRYGIVPRMVQGLLDSRKQAKALMKKAKEDGDAEKADYYNRLQNAIKIMANATYGYFGTKFCRWPYNKYIAPSITAWAREEIKTVVATLESRGYTVIAGDTDSVFFTSKEHRDLEKCKLLGFMVQQEFSAGNMHLELEKVMRRFFAHAKKRYFGKIIWPEESLLVRGYEPRRTDSFDLQSETMTRVFQLVLDGRPDEAVKYAKDTVHDTLKGKVDLSSLVISKSVNEFDAYDNPDSLVHVNVARKLKDMGYDFTPGMKTPFIITNGFVQPQKAEPVIEGVEFTARPDFRYYAERLAMALARITEPFGCDERALLQGNSQRSLEFFCEEKPVHESIQQASPVMAKKVKQKATLDMFM from the coding sequence ATGCAAGCGACTTTCGACGTGAGGCTCCTCGACTCGACGTATTCGGTAGAACATGCGGAAGGCGCTGGCGAGGTAATTGTTAAGTTATTTGGCAAGACCCGTGACAATAAAAGCATAACGATTTTGTGCCCTGACTTTAAGCCATATTTTTTTGTTTTCGAGCCTTCGCCGGAGCTGCGCAAGGCGCTCGAGTCGAGCGGCGACGTGCTGAAGGTCGAAGACGTCAAGCTCGAATACAAGGGCGCCCTCGAAAACTTCGTTAAGGTGACCGTAAGGGCGCCGTGGCTCGTCCCCAGGTTCAGGAATGAATACGAGCTGAAACATAAGACCATAACTCTCGTAAACCCCCCAAAGGACCTCATCGAAAAAATAAGGGCCGACCCCGACGTCCAGGAGGTCAACGCGCCGAATGGCGCAGTTAAGATCATTACCGAAGACAGGGTGTATTCCCAGAAGCTCATCAACCGATATGGCCTGCTCGGGTACATGGACGAAGAAGAAAGGGAAAAGTACGCCTTAAAGGGCGTCTTCTTCGCAGCGGACATAGTCTTCACAAACCGCTTCATATACGATATGGACCTCGAAACGTGCGTCAGGGTCACCGGCGAAGTGATTGAGAATAGTGGCGAATACACCACAGACATCGTCCTGAAAGCCTCCAAGTTCGAAAAGTGCGACATATTCACGCCTAAGCTAAAAATAATGAGCTTCGACATCGAGAGCTCCATCAAGCACGGCAACATATACTGTATTTGCCTGACCGTGCTCAACGAGGAGGACGGCACCAGGCAGGACCGCAAAATATTCTCGAGCTTTGGGCCCATGGATGGGGAGATATCCGCAGAAGAGCGTAAGGCCCGAGAAGATGACGAGCGCCGCATATTAAAAGAGTTCGTCAGCGAGGTCAGGAAGCTCGACCCAGACGTCATCACCGGCTACAACATAAACAACTTCGACCTCGCGGTGTTGTTCGACCGCGCCAACAAGCTCTTTAAAGGCCCGGAAAACGCCGGGGCCGAGAATAAGAGGCAGTCCTGCGATGCGCTAAACTTTGGCCGCGACATGCTGGGCATGAGCAGGCGCGAGAACCGCGCCACGGGCTTCGTCACATGGGATATAAAAGGGCGATTAATCCTTGACGCCTGGCTCTCGATAAAAAAGGAGCTAAGGCCTAAGAGGGAGGGCCTGGGCTACGTCTCGAGCATGCTCTTTAACGACACCAAAGAGAACATTGATAGTAGCCGCATAGACGAGGAGTGGCGCGCCCGCAGGGACGAGGTCGTCCATTATTGCCTTAAGGATGCGGAGCTTGCCCTGCGGATACTCATACACCCCAGGATACAGGCTATAAGCAAGCTCATGGACGTGGCAATCCCGGCGAAGCTGCCCGTGAAGGAGGTGTCTGGCGGGCAGAACAGAATGATAGAGAGCTTATTGATCAGAATGGTGGACAGGGAGAACGTCGCCGTGCCCATGAGCAGCGGCGAGACTTACGAGTACGAGGGCGGGTTCGTCTACGACACGAAGGCCGGCCTCTGGGAATGGGTCATAGGCCTGGACTTCTCGTCCATGTACCCCTCGCAAATAATAAAGCATAACATATGCTTCACGACGTTTACGAGGAACAGGGCGGAGGCGGCGCACATTTCGCCAATAGGCGCCATGTTCGTATCAAAGGAGAAGCGGTATGGCATCGTGCCCCGCATGGTACAGGGCCTGCTCGACTCCAGGAAGCAGGCGAAGGCGCTCATGAAGAAGGCGAAGGAGGACGGCGACGCAGAAAAGGCGGACTACTACAATCGCCTTCAAAACGCCATTAAGATAATGGCGAACGCCACTTACGGCTATTTTGGCACCAAGTTTTGCCGATGGCCATATAATAAGTACATAGCCCCTAGCATCACCGCCTGGGCGCGGGAAGAGATCAAGACCGTCGTGGCCACCCTTGAGTCAAGGGGCTACACGGTCATCGCTGGAGACACCGACTCGGTATTCTTCACGTCTAAAGAACACCGGGACCTTGAAAAGTGCAAGCTTCTGGGGTTCATGGTCCAGCAGGAGTTCTCGGCCGGAAACATGCACCTCGAGCTTGAGAAGGTCATGAGAAGGTTCTTCGCGCATGCGAAGAAGCGGTATTTCGGCAAGATAATATGGCCGGAGGAATCGCTGCTGGTCCGGGGCTATGAGCCGAGGAGGACGGACTCTTTTGACCTTCAGAGCGAAACGATGACGAGGGTATTCCAGCTCGTCCTGGATGGCAGGCCGGACGAGGCCGTCAAGTATGCAAAGGATACGGTCCACGATACGCTTAAGGGCAAAGTAGACCTCTCTTCGCTGGTCATCTCGAAGAGCGTGAACGAGTTTGATGCCTATGATAATCCAGATTCGCTGGTGCACGTCAACGTGGCCCGGAAATTAAAGGATATGGGCTATGATTTCACCCCGGGCATGAAGACGCCTTTTATCATCACCAATGGTTTTGTTCAGCCCCAGAAAGCCGAGCCTGTCATCGAGGGCGTCGAATTCACAGCGAGGCCTGATTTCAGGTATTATGCCGAGCGCCTGGCGATGGCCCTGGCACGCATCACCGAGCCCTTCGGGTGCGATGAGCGCGCCCTCCTTCAGGGTAACTCCCAGCGTTCGCTGGAATTCTTTTGCGAGGAGAAGCCCGTCCATGAATCAATACAGCAAGCATCTCCCGTGATGGCAAAGAAGGTCAAGCAGAAGGCCACTTTGGACATGTTTATGTGA
- a CDS encoding nucleoside triphosphate pyrophosphohydrolase, translated as MRKLVRDKVPDIIRESGREPAVKPISGEGLKKALKDKLVEEAVELKNSNDLYDELADVLEVVEALIEQYGLDKQKLEEARKEKLRRAGGFKRGYLLIEKDESIKPDIENKRG; from the coding sequence ATGCGTAAGCTGGTGAGGGATAAGGTTCCGGATATAATAAGGGAGAGCGGCCGCGAGCCGGCGGTAAAGCCCATATCTGGCGAAGGCCTCAAGAAAGCCTTGAAAGATAAGCTCGTCGAAGAAGCCGTGGAGCTGAAAAACTCAAATGACTTATACGATGAGCTGGCAGATGTCCTTGAGGTCGTGGAAGCGCTCATCGAGCAGTATGGGCTCGACAAGCAAAAGCTGGAAGAGGCCAGAAAAGAAAAACTCCGTAGAGCAGGTGGATTTAAAAGAGGATACCTTCTAATTGAGAAAGACGAAAGCATAAAGCCCGATATAGAGAATAAGAGAGGATGA
- a CDS encoding cyanase: MPGAIDFSIDMKKGVGKHGEPRIIITLNAKYLQYTEF; encoded by the coding sequence ATACCAGGCGCCATAGACTTCTCAATAGACATGAAAAAAGGCGTGGGAAAGCACGGCGAGCCGAGGATCATAATAACGCTTAACGCAAAATACTTACAATATACGGAGTTTTAA
- a CDS encoding NAD(+)/NADH kinase, whose protein sequence is MRARSVGIITRIDVKDPKGHIPSMVKKLSYKAKLFLDPVTASLAGTGEATEIDEMYADLILIFGGDGTILRSLQLLPKPTPILGINMGEVGFLTVVDPETALYVIDDVLEGFEVVERARLAVKLNEFELPCAMNEAVIITARPAKISEFKIYVDGKFMEDLRADGVVIATPTGSTAYAMSAGGPIVDPRVDGMIIVPLAPYKLSARPWVVPGNSIVKLELMREEKESMVVVDGQYTSNVKKNDVLTFTRCETPALFVKFGDKFYDLVREKLGR, encoded by the coding sequence ATGAGAGCGAGGTCAGTGGGCATCATCACCAGAATAGACGTCAAAGACCCCAAGGGGCACATACCGTCGATGGTAAAAAAGCTATCATATAAGGCTAAGCTATTCCTGGACCCCGTGACGGCGTCGCTGGCCGGAACCGGGGAAGCCACGGAAATAGACGAGATGTACGCGGATCTCATCCTTATATTTGGCGGCGACGGCACCATATTACGGTCATTACAGCTATTGCCAAAGCCGACGCCCATCCTCGGGATTAACATGGGTGAAGTAGGCTTCCTAACCGTAGTCGACCCGGAGACGGCTCTATATGTCATCGACGATGTACTGGAAGGCTTCGAAGTCGTAGAGAGGGCCAGGCTGGCCGTGAAGCTGAACGAGTTCGAGCTGCCGTGCGCCATGAATGAGGCGGTCATCATCACCGCCAGGCCGGCCAAGATATCGGAGTTTAAGATTTACGTGGACGGCAAGTTCATGGAGGATCTAAGGGCAGATGGGGTGGTTATAGCGACGCCGACGGGCTCGACGGCCTATGCGATGAGCGCGGGCGGGCCCATCGTGGACCCGAGGGTGGATGGCATGATCATCGTGCCGCTGGCCCCCTATAAGCTATCTGCCAGGCCGTGGGTTGTGCCCGGCAATAGCATCGTAAAGCTTGAGCTCATGCGGGAGGAAAAGGAGTCCATGGTCGTAGTGGATGGCCAGTACACTTCCAATGTGAAAAAGAATGACGTGTTAACGTTCACCAGGTGTGAAACCCCCGCCCTCTTCGTGAAGTTTGGGGACAAGTTCTACGACCTTGTGCGGGAAAAGCTGGGCCGTTAA